Within the Bacillus sp. FSL K6-3431 genome, the region TCGCTGAAATGGAAAGGATAACCTTAAATATAGCTACTTCTAAAAACGTTAGTGATGGTTTAGAGAAATTTAGAAATGAAGAAGGCACCTATGGGTATATTTCACAAAAAAAAGTCTTAGAAGATTATTTACAACACCAGTCAATAACAAGTAATGATATAAAAAGTTTAATACTATTTACTGAAAACGAAACATACGGTGAGACGAGTGACACCAATATTAATACAGAATCCCCTGAGATGAAGGTAGTATTTGAGGAGATACGTAACGCCAAAGGTACAGCCATTTGGTATTCCATACCAAGTGAAGAAAAATCCCTGGAACTAAATATGTTTATTGGAAGAGAGGTTTCTAATAATCAAGGGATACTTTTGGTCGAAATCGACAAAAGTGTATTTAATGAGAGTATCCAAGAAATAAAGCTTGGAGAAACCGGCTATCTGTCAATTTTAAACAATAATTGGGAAATTATTTTGAATAGTATGGAAAAAGAAAATAGGGATAGTAGCTTATTAGTGAAAGAAATAGAAAAGCTAAACTTTAAGGAAACTGATACAATAACATTTTTTTCGAAGCGTAATGAGCTAGTAACAACTAAAAAAATGGAAAAAACGGATTGGACATTATTTTCTAGCGTACCGATTAAAGAATTAACAACAGAAACAAAAGAAATTGCAAAAATAACGATTATTGTTGGTGCTATCACCTTCATATTATCACTTATCGTTGCGCTAATAATTGCGAACAGAATGACTAAGCCTATTAAAAAAGTTACGGATATGATGAAAGAAGTAGAGGTTGGTAATTTACAAATTGCTAGCCAAATAGAAAAAAGTCATACTAATCAAGATGAAATTGGCCAGCTAACTGATTCACTCAAAAACATGGTCGAAGGTATTAGGAAAATGATAATAAATACTTCAAATACGGCTGAAATATTGTCAAGTTCTTCTCAACGACTCTCAGAAAATGCGGTATATAATCGGAATTTATCTAATCAAACAAATGAAAGTATTCAACATGTAGCACATCTATCTCTTGAAACCGTTGCAAGTACAGAAGAAAGTGCAGTTGCATTTGAATCCATTGCCATTGATATTCAAAAGATAGCAGAGGCTTCATCAAAAGTTTCAAGCAACTCGATACTAATGTCCACAGAGGCTGAAAAAGGGCAAGGTTTTATAACCAATGCTGTTAACGAGATAGAAAAGGTAAATAAAACGGTTGGTGAATCTGTACAATTAATAGAAGAGTTAGACGAACGATCGAATCAAGTTGCACAAATAACAGGGATTATTAGTTCAATAGCAGAACAAACTAATTTACTTGCACTGAATGCTTCCATTGAAGCGGCAAGGGCAGGAGAGCATGGATTAGGATTTACAGTCGTCGCAGAAGAAGTTAGGAAATTAGCACAACAGTCTCAAAATGCTACGAAAGAAATTGGGACGTTAATATCGGAAATTCAAAGTTCAACCAAATCAACGGTCTTAAAGGTAACAAAAGGAAAAGAAGAAGTAATAAAAAGCAATCAGGCAATAGAAGAAGCAGGGCTGCAATTCAATATAATTATGACTTCGATACAGGATATTTCAGATCAAATAAAGGAAGTGAATGCGATTATACATGAAATATCAGCAAATTCTGAAGAGGTGTCGGCAACCGTACATGTGATGAATGAGCATACAAATCATAGCAATCACATGGCAACCAAGATTCAAGAAGATATAGCTAAACAACTTGAATCCATTGATCAAGCATCAATTGATTCAAAGGAGTTGGAGCATATTTCGCAAAAATTACTTAAAGCAATTCAAGTATTTAAAGTGTAATTCTACTTGCTCAGGATGTGAATATCGTTCCACGCTCTTGGGATGACCATGCATTAGAGCAGCAGCAGCTAAAAAAGCGAGTCAAGAGATGTTTTGTAACCCGTTAAGGTTAACTGTTCGTTTATGTTTTATATAATTCAGATCGAATCACAATATATTATAGACTCTTTCTTATTTAAGGATGAGTCTTTTTGAATTTTGCAATATAAAATGTTAGAACCTTTTCATATTACATGAATAAATAATATTAAAACTAAAAGTTGCCCTTGGCAAACTTATTTGAGTGTGGTAAAGTAAACGCAACAAGAAATTGTGAAGGAGTGAAATAATCTGTGAGTAATTTTATAAAAGTAGATAATCTTCAAGTTTCCTATTTTGGAACGGAAGCGGTGAAAAATGTGAGCTTTGAAATCGAGAGCGGAAAGCTTGTAGGAATTATCGGGCCAAACGGTGCAGGAAAATCTACTTTAATTAAAGCTTTATTAGGATTAATACCTATTGATAAAGGGAAAATTCGTATACTGAAGAAAGAAGTAAAAGATGTCCGCAGGCAAATAGCCTATGTTCCTCAAAGGAGTAATATTGATTGGGATTTTCCAATTAGTGTGCTTGAAACGGTTATACTCGGCACGTATCCGAATTTAAGACCTTTCCGTAAACCAAAGAAAATGGAAAAGGAGCTTGCATATGAAAGTTTAAAAAAAGTGGGAATGGAATCCTTTAAAGATCGTCAAATTGGTGAGCTCTCGGGAGGCCAGCAACAAAGAGTATTTTTAGCTAGGGCATTGGCGCAACAAACGGAAGTTTTTTTCTTAGATGAACCATTTGTTGGGATTGACATTACAAGTGAAGAAACAATCATTCATATTTTAAAAGAGTTGCGAAATGAAGGGAAAATTGTGTTGGTTGTACATCATGATTTAAGTAAATCAAATGAATACTTTGATGAATTAATTTTATTAAATAAAGAATTGATAGGCTGTGGGCCCGTTGATAAAGTGTTGAATCCAGAAGTGATCTCACGGGCATATGGCGGAGAATTATCATTTTTGAGAGATATGGTGGTGGCTACGCCGTGAGTTTTATTGAAGCAGTTGTACAATATGGATTTTTACAAAAAGCGCTTGTTACTTCAGTGATGGTTGGTATCATCTGCGGTGTGATTGGATGTTTTATTGTTCTAAGAGGTATGGCATTGATGGGAGATGCTATTTCACATGCAGTACTACCAGGAGTTGCCATATCTTACGCACTAGGAATCAACTTTTTCATAGGTGCGGTTCTTACCGGGGTTTTGACTGCGGTCGGAATTGGTTATATTAGTCAAAATAGTCGAATTAAAAATGATTCATCGATAGGTATTATGTTTACAGCAGCATTTGCTTTAGGGATTATTTTAATTACTTTGTTAAAAAGCAGTACAGACTTATATCACATTTTATTTGGCAATGTACTAGCGGTGAAACCGTCAGATATGTGGATGACGCTAGTAATCGGGTTGATTATTCTTGCATCTGTATATCTCTTCTATAAAGAACTACTTGTTAGTTCTTTTGATCCTACGATGTCCCAAGCATATGGTTTACCTAATAAGCTGATTCATTACTTTTTAATGACATTATTAACAATGGTGACTGTTGCTTCATTACAAACCGTAGGAATTGTTTTAGTCGTCGCCATGTTAATTACACCTGCATCAACTGCGTATTTATTAACTGATCGCCTTTGGAAAATGCTTTATCTTTCTGCAGGATGCGGTGCATTATCTTCCATCATTGGCTTATATATCAGTTTTAAATATAATTTAGCTTCAGGTGCAACGATTGTACTTGTTGCGACATTATTATTTATCATCGCGTTTGTATTTTCACCGAAACAAGGAGTACTATGGCGCTCATTAAGATCACGAAACAATCGGCCATCTTTGGATGTCTAGAAAATTTAACTATAAAACACTAAAGTTAAGGAGAAGATTATGAAGAAATTAAGTTTTTCTGTCTTGATTATGGCTGTATCTATATTTTTATTAACTGCTTGCAGTGGAGAAAAAAATAGTTCCATTAAGCATGAGGATGGGAAAATAAATATCATTACTACGTATTCTGTTATTTATGATATCGTTAAAAACGTGGGCGGTGATGCCGTTGAAGTTCACAGTCTAGCTCCGATTGGATCTGATCCACATCAATATGACCCATTACCAGCAGATGTACAAAAAGCAACGGACGCTGATATTATTTTTTATAATGGGTTAAATCTAGAAACTGGTGGTGCATGGTTCACAGACATGATTGAAACAGCTGGTAAAGGTGGAAAAGATGCGCCAGTTTTTAATATAAGTGAGGATGTCAAGCCAATGTATTTAAAAAGTGATGGTAATAAAGGAGAGGAAGATCCTCATGCTTGGCTTGATGTGTCTAATGGAATCAAGTATACGGAAAATGTGAAAAAAGCATTAGTAAAAGTTGACCCTGACAATAAAGAATTGTATGAAAAAAATACTGCGGATTATATCGTACAGTTAGAAAAACTCGATGAAGAAATATCAGAGAAACTGAAGGGAATACCAGACGAAAAAAGACTTCTTATTTCGAGTGAAGGTGCGTTTAAGTACTTCTCAGCGGCCTATGGATTCGAAGCTCATTATATATGGGAAATCAATTCACATAGTGAAGGTACACCTGAACAGCTGAAAGCAATAGTTGATATTATTAGAGAGAAAAATGTAAAAGCTTTATTTGTTGAATCAAGCGTGGATCCAAGGAGTATGGAAACTGTCTCAAAAGAAACGGGAGTCCCGATCGCAGGTAAAATCTTTACAGATTCCCTTGGTAAACCTGGCGCTGATGGAGATACGTATATCAAAATGGTTGAATGGAATGCAGATACTATTTATAAAGGGTTAAAGGAATAAGAAAATAATCCCGGAGCCTAATCGCTTCGGTATTATTTTTAATAAAACGATAAGCTTGCGGTTGCCATGATACATATATGCACCCCTGAATTCGAATAGACAAAGGTCACTTCTGTTAGCAACCTAAAGACTAAGATTTGAAAACACAAAACTTAGAGAGTGTGGGCTAACAATTACCACATAATGATTAGTATGGATATATTATTCCTCTAATCCTTGAATCGATCGCTTCCTTTAAGAGAGTGACAACATTAAAAGTAAAAGAAGGAGAGACAACATGAGTCTAGATTTTAAACTTTTTGAAATGATCAACCAGTTTGCAGGGAAAAGCGATCTTCTAGATCATATAGTGATCTTATTTTCTAAATATGGTCCAATTATGTTTGGATTAGTCTTTGTATGGATCTGGTTTTCAAAGTCTGGGAATAAATATGATAATCGACAAATCGTATTGTTTGCATTAACAATTACAATCATCGCCCTTGGAGCTAACAAAATGATCGAATTGATATACTATAGACCACGACCATTTGTCTCCCATGCTGTCCATTTGTTAAGTGACAAATCAAGCCTAGATCCTTCCTTTCCGAGTAATCATGCTACAGGATCATTTGCATTGGCGTTCGCACTTTTCTGGAGGCGCAGAAAGATTGGCAGTGTCCTATTGGTTTTTGCCGTTTTCATGGGGATTTCTAGAATTTTTATAGGGGTTCATTATCCGCTGGACGTAACAGTAGGTGCGATCATAGCATTCATCATTTCATTCGTTGTTATATCGCAAAGTCGTTTTCTCGAACCGCTAAATAATAAGATTATTGATATTTTTAGTAAAACAGATTCGAAGACAATCGGACAGTAATACTTTATGGTCAAATATATAAAAGCCGATTTCCTCATCATAGGGAAATCGACTTTTATTATTTTTATATGAGGTTCACAATTGGATTATCTTAACTCGAGTTATTCTTAGTGTGTAATATTTTTATTGTCCTGTGATGATAAGAACTCTTTTAAAGCTTGTTTGTTTTTCTCAAAATCAATACTTAGGACTGCCCCCACGTCCACGCGTTCATCTGTAAAAGAATCTTGTAAAGGTATTCTTAAAGTCTCCATCTTTTTAGATTTTCCAACAAGTAAACCTTTCCCGATTGAAAGAATTGTTGCTGTGTCTACGTTTGTATCAATGTATGGGTCAGCAATCCCAAGCATCTTTGGAAGCTTTACAAAACTATGAATACTGATAGCTTGATCCTTTAGCTTTGACATTACTTCTTGTTGCCGTTCCACTCGCCCAAAGTCGCTTAATCGGTCTTGGCGGAAGCGAACATATCCTAACAATTGCTTCCCATCCAAAATTTGTTTACCTGGATGTAATGTCATACCAATTCCATAAGACATTTCATATGGGATATCAACCTCTATCCCGTTAGGTGCTACAATATCGGCAATTTTTGAAAATCCGTTAAAATCAACAACAGCATAGTAATTAATATCAATATCAAAATTTTGTTTAATCGTTTTCCTTATAAGTTCCGGACCTCCAAAAGCAAAAGCCGAATTTACTTTTTGTTTTCCGTGATCGGGAACATCAACATAGGTATCTCGCATAATTGAAGCAATTTTTATATCATGAGTGTTCTGATTATAGTGAGCAATCATTAATGTATCAGATAGTCCAGGCTCTTTACCTCTAGTGTCACTGCCTATTAATAAAATATTAATCTCCCCAAATTGTGGTTCTGGTCCATGGAACGGATCAAACGTTGTTTCGTCATCTCTATACATACCATCGCTCGCCTCAGATAGTCCTTGATAGTATTGATAAACAGAATATATGACTGCGATTAATAATAATAAAACCAATAATAAGGAGAGATTTCTTAGCCTTTTGCGTTTTGTTGTCTTTCGTTCTCTTTTATTCATAAAAAGTTCCACCTACCACTCTATTTATAGATTTCGATAAAACTTGTTGCCTCAAAAATATTATATTTGATAACATTAGATAATATTTTCATATGAAAGGTCGCATTATTTGTGTGTAGAGTTATTCCGATAATAAATTTAATACAATTTGTACGGCAATGGCATCATCAATATAGCCTATAGGAAATATATAATCCGGAATAACATCTACTGGTATAATAAAAAATAATAGTGCACTCCCAATTATTACAAGTTCATGCGGAGTACCCTTCCTCAGTCGAAATTTCTCATATAATTCCTTCAATTGACTAATAAATGGACCTATGGCGCCCACTTTCACAAGCTTCTCATTAAAACTCTTAAGAATAATATTTTTTCCTTTCTCCGTTTGTGAATATTGCCCATAATTATTTAATTGCTGGTCCACACTTACTATAGTAAATTCTTTATCATATAAATCATAAGATTCAAGAAAATTTTGAATAATCTCTATAGACTTGTGAATATCTGTATGGGACTTTTCCTGCTTCTGTTCTAAAGGATAACCAGCAGCCTCAAATAGCGTTGTCAAAGGAACCCCAAGACATTCAGAAAATCTTTTCAGGTGTTGTAGATTTGCTTTCCGTTTACCGTTTATTATCCGAGAGATCGTAGCTGTATCGATTTCAGTAAGTTCACTTAGTTTCCGCATGGACATTGAATGTTTATTTAATAATTCTTTTAACAACAAACCAAGATTATTATATTCTCTTACTTTAGACATATTATATATTCCTTTCTAACGTAATCTGTATGGATAGCTACAGTTCTCAAGTTAAATATTAGATGTTAGTATGAAATATACATTTTAATTGACATTTTGTCAACGGCTCCGTTTTTTTTAAAAAGTTGAGTGGAACCCTAATTATTTACGTTTGGTTATATAACAAATATTAGGACATAACATGGTCACCATTCCGCATTTGAATAAAATATCTAGAAAAGCGAAAGTATTAAAAAATGTGTGATCTTGTAACAGCATATATCTTTTAGGAATATAAACAATGAATAATATTCCCACACTTGAGTGATATAGATTTAGTTTTGTAAGGCGTTTAAAAGAAAAGGAGCGAATATGATTAGAAAAGTAAATGAAAAAAGAGCATGCTATCGTTTTTTCCTCATTTTAGCTCTAACCCATGAAAAATCGAGAAAAGTGGATTCTTTTGAAGGTAATACTGTTTAATATAGCATTACTCCCGCATCCTGGCTTTATCGCCACTTAGGACTAATTGATATTCTGTTAACATCTAATATATATGTAACCTGAAATAATTCATCGGTTCAAGGACTTTGTGTGTGGAATTCATTTGTAAAATAAAGCAAAAGCTTTTTGACATTCGACAAAAACTCCGATTAAGCAAAAATGCCAATAATTACAGACTTCCCCTTTTTCATTTATCTTCTTATGTTTAATAAAAAATAAACAACTCTGCTTGTAAACTTCATCATATAAGTTGATAATAAACAAAGAAGTATCATAATGGGTTATCTACAAATAAGTAGATACTTACTAAGGGGAAATGGTCTAAATGGACGGGATAGCTGAAGTCTTTCAAAAAAAGGGAATAAAACGCCTTATTATTTTTGGTTTACTAGTATTAATTTTATTTGCTATGCGAAGTATGATTAACTTAATTTTGCTTACATTTATTTTTTCGTTTTTAATGGATCGACTCGTAGAATTTACAGCAAAGCGTATTCGATTAAACCGTAGGCTGCTTGTATTAATAATGTATACACTAATTGTGGGTTTGTTAGCATTCGGATTAGTAAAATATCTACCCATTATTACATTGGAAATTAGTGAGCTAATCAAACGGATAACGGCATTTTATACACAGCCACATGAAAATGTTGTTATAAACTATATAGAAACGATTATTTCTAACAACCAAATTGCCGCTTATTTAGAGAATGGTTTTTCTTTTCTACTGAAGTCTTTTACAGATATTAGTAAAACTAGTGTCGAAATTCTGATAGCTTTGATTTTAAGTTTATTTTTTCTTCTAGAAAAACCACGTTTACAAGCATTTACTAGTAAGTTTAAGAGTAGTAAGATAGCACCTTTTTATAATGAAATTGAATTCTTTGGAAAAAAGTTTACTCGTACTTTTGGTAAAGTGATTGAAGCTCAATTTATTATTGCTATTATCAACTGTGTTTTATCGGTTATAGCTTTGATGATTATGGGATTCCCGCAAATTATCGGATTGGCGATCATGATTTTTTTCCTGGGGCTCATTCCTGTAGCAGGTGTGTTCATATCGCTTATTCCTCTTTGTTTAATCGCCTATACGATTGGAGGATTCATAAAGGTAGTTTATGTGTTAATAGCGATTGCGGTTATTCATGGGATTGAAGCATATATATTGAATCCAAAGCTAATGTCTTCTAAAACAGATTTACCTGTTTTTTACACTTTTATTGTCCTGATTTTTTCACAAAATTTCTTTGGTGTTTGGGGCCTAATTATCGGAATTCCAGTTTTTGTTTTCCTACTTGATGTACTAGAAGTGACAAATAAAGATACGCCACAATCACTGAGGTAGTCAACGAGAAATGATTAGATCGACCATATACCGCCTAAAGAATTTAGCACTTTTACTCTGCTACACAGTAAAGTACAGATGAATAAATGTCGACAAAAACCCAGAAGAGATTTTCTGGTTTTTTGTCGTTTATAGGGTGGAATAACTCTCAATTGTAAAAATTGGCTGAATGAACCAATAACATGTCCTTATCGACCATGACTAATCATTATCTGGAAAGTAAAATAGTAAAAAGAGCACATCTTACATCAATAAATAAAAGATATACGTAAAAGGATGAGGGCATATGAAAATAATTTTTATTTCTTTAGATACTTTAAGGGCGAAAAGACTTGGTAGTTATGGTTATAATCTTCCTACTAGTCCATATATAGACCAAATTGCAAGTCAGGGGGCATTGTTTGAAAGCGCTTACGCATCAGATATCCCTACAGAAGTGGCTCACACTAGTATTTTTACTGGGAATGTAGGATTAACAACAGGTGTTGTTTCTCATGGCTCACCTTCTACTTATTTATCAAAACAGTATGACTGGTTGACGAGTATGCTTCGAAAGGCGGGATATACAACAGCTGCAGTCGATAATTTGTATAATCTAAAAGAATGGTTTGCTAGAGGATATCAATATTATATAAATACAATCGGTAAAACTAGATGGATTGATGGTCAGACAATCAATGACATGGCAAAACCTTGGATTAAAGAACATAAAGAGGAAGATTTCTTTTTGTTTTTGCATTACTGGGACCCACATACGCCATATTTACCACCAAAAGAGTATATTCCCGCATTTTATGATCCTAATAGCAATCCTTATAACCCAGATAATACAAGTATGAAGGCAGCTTTCAATCATACTGCATATCCATTTTTTAAGTATCATCATTATGATTTGCTTGGAAATATTACCGACGTAAATTATGTAAATGCTTTATATGATGCGGAAATTAGATATTTAGATGATCTCTTAAAAGATTTAGACCAATTTCTTTGTAATGAAGGAATTCAAGATGATACGATGCTCGTCTTGTTTGGAGACCACGGTGAAAGTTTAACAGAACATGATATCTATTGGGATCATTGCGGCCTATATGAAGCAACTGTTCATATACCGATAATCATTCGATGGCCCGGCCATATTCCAGCAGGGGTTAGAATTTCTAATCTTGTACAGCATGCTGATTTAATGCCGACAATTTTAGATGCACTCGGTATTGACAAGCCAAATGATATTGATGGGAAAAGTTTATGGCCGCTTATCCAAGGAAAGAAAGTTGAGCATCACAAGGAAATATATTTGAGCGAATGTGCCTGGCAAGCTGCAAGAGGAATCCGGACCGACCAGTTTAAGTATATTGAAACGTATGATTCCGGTCCTTTTACAAGGCCCCCAGTTGAACTATACGACATTAATGCAGATCCGAATGAGGAAAAAAACCTTGCTGAAGATCTTCCAAAACAAGTAGAAAAATATCAAAAGCAATTACATGATTGGGTACAAGATAAACTTGGCGCTCGCGAAGATCCGATGAAAGTA harbors:
- a CDS encoding metal ABC transporter substrate-binding protein, yielding MKKLSFSVLIMAVSIFLLTACSGEKNSSIKHEDGKINIITTYSVIYDIVKNVGGDAVEVHSLAPIGSDPHQYDPLPADVQKATDADIIFYNGLNLETGGAWFTDMIETAGKGGKDAPVFNISEDVKPMYLKSDGNKGEEDPHAWLDVSNGIKYTENVKKALVKVDPDNKELYEKNTADYIVQLEKLDEEISEKLKGIPDEKRLLISSEGAFKYFSAAYGFEAHYIWEINSHSEGTPEQLKAIVDIIREKNVKALFVESSVDPRSMETVSKETGVPIAGKIFTDSLGKPGADGDTYIKMVEWNADTIYKGLKE
- a CDS encoding metal ABC transporter permease, whose protein sequence is MSFIEAVVQYGFLQKALVTSVMVGIICGVIGCFIVLRGMALMGDAISHAVLPGVAISYALGINFFIGAVLTGVLTAVGIGYISQNSRIKNDSSIGIMFTAAFALGIILITLLKSSTDLYHILFGNVLAVKPSDMWMTLVIGLIILASVYLFYKELLVSSFDPTMSQAYGLPNKLIHYFLMTLLTMVTVASLQTVGIVLVVAMLITPASTAYLLTDRLWKMLYLSAGCGALSSIIGLYISFKYNLASGATIVLVATLLFIIAFVFSPKQGVLWRSLRSRNNRPSLDV
- a CDS encoding AI-2E family transporter, whose translation is MDGIAEVFQKKGIKRLIIFGLLVLILFAMRSMINLILLTFIFSFLMDRLVEFTAKRIRLNRRLLVLIMYTLIVGLLAFGLVKYLPIITLEISELIKRITAFYTQPHENVVINYIETIISNNQIAAYLENGFSFLLKSFTDISKTSVEILIALILSLFFLLEKPRLQAFTSKFKSSKIAPFYNEIEFFGKKFTRTFGKVIEAQFIIAIINCVLSVIALMIMGFPQIIGLAIMIFFLGLIPVAGVFISLIPLCLIAYTIGGFIKVVYVLIAIAVIHGIEAYILNPKLMSSKTDLPVFYTFIVLIFSQNFFGVWGLIIGIPVFVFLLDVLEVTNKDTPQSLR
- a CDS encoding sulfatase family protein, coding for MKIIFISLDTLRAKRLGSYGYNLPTSPYIDQIASQGALFESAYASDIPTEVAHTSIFTGNVGLTTGVVSHGSPSTYLSKQYDWLTSMLRKAGYTTAAVDNLYNLKEWFARGYQYYINTIGKTRWIDGQTINDMAKPWIKEHKEEDFFLFLHYWDPHTPYLPPKEYIPAFYDPNSNPYNPDNTSMKAAFNHTAYPFFKYHHYDLLGNITDVNYVNALYDAEIRYLDDLLKDLDQFLCNEGIQDDTMLVLFGDHGESLTEHDIYWDHCGLYEATVHIPIIIRWPGHIPAGVRISNLVQHADLMPTILDALGIDKPNDIDGKSLWPLIQGKKVEHHKEIYLSECAWQAARGIRTDQFKYIETYDSGPFTRPPVELYDINADPNEEKNLAEDLPKQVEKYQKQLHDWVQDKLGAREDPMKVVMQTEGLPFKKRIKKILSEYGLTWDEWREDPKRERIDYADKNKFT
- a CDS encoding undecaprenyl-diphosphatase gives rise to the protein MSLDFKLFEMINQFAGKSDLLDHIVILFSKYGPIMFGLVFVWIWFSKSGNKYDNRQIVLFALTITIIALGANKMIELIYYRPRPFVSHAVHLLSDKSSLDPSFPSNHATGSFALAFALFWRRRKIGSVLLVFAVFMGISRIFIGVHYPLDVTVGAIIAFIISFVVISQSRFLEPLNNKIIDIFSKTDSKTIGQ
- a CDS encoding methyl-accepting chemotaxis protein, with amino-acid sequence MTKPIKKVTDMMKEVEVGNLQIASQIEKSHTNQDEIGQLTDSLKNMVEGIRKMIINTSNTAEILSSSSQRLSENAVYNRNLSNQTNESIQHVAHLSLETVASTEESAVAFESIAIDIQKIAEASSKVSSNSILMSTEAEKGQGFITNAVNEIEKVNKTVGESVQLIEELDERSNQVAQITGIISSIAEQTNLLALNASIEAARAGEHGLGFTVVAEEVRKLAQQSQNATKEIGTLISEIQSSTKSTVLKVTKGKEEVIKSNQAIEEAGLQFNIIMTSIQDISDQIKEVNAIIHEISANSEEVSATVHVMNEHTNHSNHMATKIQEDIAKQLESIDQASIDSKELEHISQKLLKAIQVFKV
- a CDS encoding LCP family protein gives rise to the protein MNKRERKTTKRKRLRNLSLLLVLLLLIAVIYSVYQYYQGLSEASDGMYRDDETTFDPFHGPEPQFGEINILLIGSDTRGKEPGLSDTLMIAHYNQNTHDIKIASIMRDTYVDVPDHGKQKVNSAFAFGGPELIRKTIKQNFDIDINYYAVVDFNGFSKIADIVAPNGIEVDIPYEMSYGIGMTLHPGKQILDGKQLLGYVRFRQDRLSDFGRVERQQEVMSKLKDQAISIHSFVKLPKMLGIADPYIDTNVDTATILSIGKGLLVGKSKKMETLRIPLQDSFTDERVDVGAVLSIDFEKNKQALKEFLSSQDNKNITH
- a CDS encoding metal ABC transporter ATP-binding protein, giving the protein MSNFIKVDNLQVSYFGTEAVKNVSFEIESGKLVGIIGPNGAGKSTLIKALLGLIPIDKGKIRILKKEVKDVRRQIAYVPQRSNIDWDFPISVLETVILGTYPNLRPFRKPKKMEKELAYESLKKVGMESFKDRQIGELSGGQQQRVFLARALAQQTEVFFLDEPFVGIDITSEETIIHILKELRNEGKIVLVVHHDLSKSNEYFDELILLNKELIGCGPVDKVLNPEVISRAYGGELSFLRDMVVATP
- a CDS encoding helix-turn-helix domain-containing protein; this encodes MSKVREYNNLGLLLKELLNKHSMSMRKLSELTEIDTATISRIINGKRKANLQHLKRFSECLGVPLTTLFEAAGYPLEQKQEKSHTDIHKSIEIIQNFLESYDLYDKEFTIVSVDQQLNNYGQYSQTEKGKNIILKSFNEKLVKVGAIGPFISQLKELYEKFRLRKGTPHELVIIGSALLFFIIPVDVIPDYIFPIGYIDDAIAVQIVLNLLSE